TTTGTATTGATGGCCCTACATGTCATTAGTGGAAAGACTATAGGTATTCAAAATACAGAAGGTCCAACAGGTCTCCTTAGCCAATGCAAAAAGaacatgaaagaaaaatattccagtccagtgcttcagaGGCAGGGCAAAGTGAATTTCAGATGAGTAGAAAGAAGTGAGGGATAGACGTTCAGGGATTTAATCCAGGAAGCAAACTTGAGGAGGTGGAAAGTTAATGCTTTTCCTTGAGATAGAATAAGCAGGAGGAGTTCACGCAACAGAGCAGAGCTAAATTCTGTATCGTGCTAGACTTGGCACCAATGAAAGAAAATTGCAATTAGCTCATTTTCTTTGGGTTTGTTTAAGGTATAGATATTGATAATAGGTATTAAATCCATTCCCATGTGTAggtatttttaaaagtagttGAACACCTGAAAGTTGAGAAACCTGCTTTGTGACATTGGAAAAGAGATGAATGTAAGAATAGCTTTGAGAAAGTGGATTATAAATATATTGGCTTGAAAGAAGAAGGTAACATAACCACTGATTAAAGAACTGTAGGAAGTAGATGAGAATGGCTGAGGAAAATGGAAGGGAACAAGTATTGAGTTAATCTTCTGTTCCAAGATCTATCGTAGTTCTGGATGAGGTATCGACCCCAAGGTAGAGCACTGCACAATTAGTTATATTTGGAAGGTGTTCCTCTGAAACATCCAGTaatattggccactgttggcagatgGGCCTGTGGTCTGCTCCAGTCTGCCAACTACTTAAGGTCTCATGTTTCTGGACTCAACCTAGAATAAACAGTATTTTACGTTCTCCTTCTCATTGGCATCACTTTGAATGTGTACCAATGCTGGGGTACAGGTCTTTGCTTGTAGGGGGAAGAGGAAAACTGCCCTTACATTTAGCATATGATCATCTATGTTGGTACTCAGACTCGGTTCAGATGTGGTCTGATTAGACTGGAAGTTTAGCAGTCTTCAGTTGGGTTTCAGGTTGGGTTTGGGCAACTGGAAATATCCTTATTTCAGGACAGTGCTGGAGAGGCACAGGctccttgcatttttttttttttttttttatgatgagTGATAGGAAAAAAACTTGATGGGTCAAATTCCTCTTTCACCTACAGCAGCATAAATCCAGTGTAACACCACTCAGAGTAACTGAAAGAAAAATATGGGCCAGTGCCTCTTTCTAAAACATCAGGCTACAGAATAAGGAAGATGTACTATAAACTTCCCGAATGTGCCTCAATTCTGATCTGCCATGCACATTGCCAGTCAGATCCAGGACATCAGGACATCTCCAAGGTATAATTTTCTGTTCATGCTAAATATTCCCAGAGGATTAGGACAAAAAGCACCATGCTCCTCTTAACCCATAACATAGGGATGTGATCGGAATTGTGCACTGATGAAAGGCTGGTAATGTAACCAACTGTGCCATCTGATGCTAGTGTTGGACAAGAATGAGTACCTCCAAACTATCTTGAGTGGGAGGAAATTGTTCTGGTTCCCATCAGCCAAAGCCTGGCTGTATCTCTATTTGGATGCAACCCTTTATAGAATAAACCAGTACTTGTTTGATGGAGGGTGACTAACCTATTTTTCTGCCATGGTTCAGAGACACTTCTACATCACTTAATAGTAAAGGAAGTGCCTGACAGTTAGCCCTTTGTGTTACAGGACACAAATATCATgaaactgtttaatttattaagcACTTTATTGCCAAGCACATGTGTGCTGCACATGGTGAGAGGGGAGGCCATCAACAGTAAAATCATAATCTGGGCCCAGTGTCCCAGCTAAAGCTCCCCATCACCAGATCACTAATGCATGGAAGGATGGATGGAAATGGAGGTTCTTGGTTAAACTGGATTAAACAGAAAGGATGTACAATGACTCTGTGGACTCTGGATAGACTTTGTTAGGGAGGGAGTTCTACAGATCAGACCCTACCACTACAAAGCTCTGTATCTCAGCCTGATCCCAGGTTGAACATCAGGAGGCTGGATCATGGACAATCCCGCTGCTCAGTTATTTGGTGGAACATCACCCACAAGTAATGACCATATAATCTGCACGCCTGTGCATATTTAATAAAaccaatgggccaaattttgctctgagTCACAGCAGTGTAAACCCGTTCACTTCAGTGGAATTGTGTATTGGAATAGTGACTTTCAGTGGGTTTACCCTGATGCAAATGAGAATACATTCTGACCCAATGACTTTATTAAATGTCTGGGGAAATAGGTTACATGGTATATTGCTTCTAGACAATAGCCTATCAAGTAACTGAGATCAGCAATGGAATGGCAGAAGGTTAAtcgtgctcactttatataacCCTAAAAAATTGCACCTCATTAAAATATTACATTATCGCTTACCTCAAAGCAAGTATTGTTTTTATAGACCCTGTTATAACTTACCTGTAATGTTAGAAGGGACACACactatcctcctcctcctatatGTTTATTACCCAATTACATGGACACTACCTGGTAATTACAATGTAATTAAATAGTCAATGGTTAACATACTATTATATAGTAAATACATGATATTTGTGCCCTGTATTTTAAAGTGTTACCAGTTAAATCAGCTCTTCCTTGCCCTTTAACTGAGCTAATTTTCATATTATTACTGAAAGGTTAACATCTCTCCCAATAACCTAGCTGAAGTTTTGTTGAACCAGAGGACAGATAAATTCACTGACTTGGGACTGTTATCCTCTTCAGTGCTTCAGCAAACAAGCCATGTGAATTCAGTTATGTTTTCCATCCCATGTGGAAATAAAACGGTGTTGCAGAAGCCAGGTGCATATTTCTTAATGCTACATTTGCAAATGTTTTCCAAGAAGAGCTGAAAACACTCATTCAGCACCGGGCCTGAAACCTGCTTGTTATTTACCAGCTTTCATAAGATGACAGTGTGAAAGGAGCCGAGGAGAGGAACTAAATAAGCCCCTATATTCACTTCACCGTGCTGTCCTGCACCTCCTACAACAGCCTGCTGAGCTCGGTCTGCCCTGCTATATGTctcagcccttttgaaaaccAAGGAATTGGCATCCACTTCAGTTCTATTAGCCAATTTCAAGAGATTTTGtggatgaaaaatatttcattttccaaAGTTACCTCTTGCCTCATTTAAAAAGATGCCAATGAACAAACCTCATTTTGGAGAATCCAGTAACGACTGATCCCTTCACTAACCCAGAAATGATTCGGTATGCCCTAAATCTTCCAAACTGGAAGTCTATAAAGTTCAATTTTTTGTCCTTCTCccatattatttttattcaatTAATAAAAATTACATTTCCACCCCCTCTCGCTCACACACTAATccctttggctgccccccccccacccaattgcTCTTTGTAGGTACATTCCATAATTTAAAATGTAGATAATTGAGAAGAAACCTGTTCTAATccaaaagcaacaacaacaactttgATCGGTGAATAAATCCTTGTAGAGAGTAGCAGGCAACTTAGGACTGTCTCAAGGGAAGCGGGAGATGAAAGAGGGGCAAAGAAAATACAGCTTTCCATAAACACTCCTGAACAGCCTCACCATTGAGCTCATCTCTGGATTTGGTGGCTCGCTTGCCACGCTTTTTGAAGAAGTTAGAGGCATCCGATTCTTGTATAAAAATCTTCTTTTTCATACCTGAAAGCAAAAAGGGAGGACTTGATCGGCCATGGATAGTAAATAGGGGCATCAATGTACATTTGAAAGCCGTAGGAGCaacttttctcctctccctcctaaAATTTGCAGCTCCACTTACTTTCCTTGTCCTCTTCCCCAGCTGCCTTCCTGGTGCCCACAGCAGCGCTGTCGCTTTCCTCAAGAACTGGATGACAACAGCACAAACACAGTATTGAGTTCAGTGAAGAAATGCAGCATCCCACAGGAAAAACCTCAAGCAGATGTTGAAAGCTGCTACCTGCTAAAACCCTAAAAATCCTGCAGTCCACTAACAACCTGCCTGGGAAATTCACTTTTACACAGCAAGAGCAACAGTACAATCAGCAGCTATGTAGATATATATTTTTGTGTTCccagtttttatttttgtagaaAATCATAAAAATAGCAATTAACAAGACCTATAATGACATTTAGTCCAGTTTATcccattatattttaaaaattgtctgtgtATTCTTCGTGTAACTTGATGCCTTAATCCTTTAGAGATTGTAATAGATTACAGTGGATTAGATTAGATTCTCACATATTCTCATGCTCATTTGACTAGCAAGGTGGAAAATGACCGTGTTCTTATGTCACCCCAATGACATGAGTTCAGATTTCTCTCATTCCTTCCTGAAATTCTATGTTTCCTGCTAGCATTATTATTACTCTGGATCATACATACCAAGCAAGAGCACAAAAGTTGCAAGGCAAGAGAGAAAAAGGATTTCTTTCCAGTTCATCTTTGTTGCGCTCCGGTTGACTCCTCTGAAAAATAGTGACTATCACAAGAAGTTTCCTGAGATCTGCTTGCAAATTCCTCCTGTTAGCTGGAAAAGGAAGCAGGGAGCTGGGATgtcgggggaaggaggggcattGGATAGCACTTCAGTTGGCTGCTCCTTGCCAGCCCAAAGGAGGTTTCAGGCAACTTGAAAACATCTATATGAGATATATCCTGTGGTCATCAGCATTTTGATGGAagtcagagttacaaactgacaggCAGTTGGGATGGCCTGGCTGGGAGATGACTATTATAAGCAAAAGATTATACAGCATATTCTTTTTGTCATCTATTGTATATAGTTTAAAGTGCAATTAAACTCCGGGGAAAAAACCCTTTGTACTCGGCAGATCTGCTCTCTGCCTGTATCAGAGTCAAATCTAGTGAGTTTAGTGGCTATAAGAAGTTTTTAGTGCTTTTTAAACTTCTGTTAGCCCTCCAGAGTCAGCACAGCTAAGAAAGGAGCCTGGTTCTATTGCTGCTAGTGCATTACTAGCAGAATGGTTTACTATGTTcattcatttacacctgtgcaagtgccattgaaggcaatgcgactgcacaggtgtcactgaggaCATAAACATTAGGGCCTGAATTCTCAGATGCACAAAGGCCCCTTCACATAGCactggcagcataaaggggccttaaaattGGTGTACATTACATAGTGTCTGGAATTCCATCCCTCTGATCTTATGGAAAGCCATTGAGTAtgtgcc
The Emys orbicularis isolate rEmyOrb1 chromosome 1, rEmyOrb1.hap1, whole genome shotgun sequence DNA segment above includes these coding regions:
- the UCMA gene encoding unique cartilage matrix-associated protein; this translates as MNWKEILFLSCLATFVLLLVLEESDSAAVGTRKAAGEEDKESMKKKIFIQESDASNFFKKRGKRATKSRDELNAETRQMLIADEQRREYFEEQRNEFENFVKEERKEQQERSREQIEQWRQYHYDGLYPSYMYNRHHI